One segment of Meriones unguiculatus strain TT.TT164.6M chromosome 3, Bangor_MerUng_6.1, whole genome shotgun sequence DNA contains the following:
- the Utp11 gene encoding probable U3 small nucleolar RNA-associated protein 11, which translates to MSAAFRKAAKSRQREHRERSQPGFRKRLGLLEKKKDYKLRANDYHKKQDFLRALRKKALEKNPDEFYYKMTRVKLQDGVHIIKETKEEVTPEQLKLMRTQDIKYIEMKRVAEAKKIERLKSELHLLDFQGKQQNKHVFFFDTKKEVERFDIATHLQTAPELVDRVFNRPRIETLQKEKVKGITPETRLKGIAKERQKQYDCLTQRIEREKKLFVVAQKIQTRKDLMDKTKKVKVKKETVNSPAIYRFQTRRKR; encoded by the exons ATGTCGGCGGCTTTTCGCAAGGCAGCCAAGTCCCGGCAGCGGGAACACCGAGAACGAAGCCAG CCTGGCTTTCGAAAACGTCTGGGTTtgctggagaaaaagaaagattacAAACTTCGTGCGAA TGACTATCATAAAAAGCAAGATTTCCTCAGAGCTCTCCGGAAGAAGGCTCTTGAAAAAAATCCAGATGAATTCTACTATAAAATGACTCGTGTTAAGCTTCAG GATGGAGTTCATATTATCAAAGAGACCAAGGAAGAAGTAACACCAGAGCAGCTAAAGCTGATGAGAACTCAGGATATCAAAtacatagagatgaaaagggttGCGGAAGCAAAG AAAATTGAAAGACTGAAATCAGAGCTCCATCTGCTGGATTTCCAGGGGAAGCAACAGAATAAGCATGTGTTCTTTTTTGACACCAAAAAGGAAG TTGAACGGTTTGATATTGCGACCCACTTGCAAACGGCCCCAGAGCTAGTTGACAGGGTCTTTAATAGACCCAGGATCGAGACCTTGCAGAAGGAGAAGGTGAAAGGAATTACACCCGAGACTCGACTCAAG GGGATAGCTAAAGAAAGACAAAAGCAGTATGATTGCTTGACACAGCGGATTGAACGGGAGAAGAAGCTGTTCGTTGTTGCACAGAAAATTCAAACACGCAAAGATCTTATG GATAAAACTAAGAAGGTGAAGGTGAAGAAAGAAACAGTGAACTCCCCAGCTATTTACAGATTCCAGACTCGCCGAAAACGTTGA
- the Pou3f1 gene encoding POU domain, class 3, transcription factor 1, with protein MATTAQYLPRGPGGGAGGTGPLMHPDAAAAAAAAAAAAERLHAGAAYREVQKLMHHEWLGAGAGHPVGLAHPQWLPTGGGGGGDWAGGPHLEHGKAGGGGTGRADDGGGGGGGGFHARLVHQGAAHAGAAWAQGGTAHHLGPAMSPSPGSGGGHQPQPLGLYAQAAYPGGGGGGLAGMLAAGGGGAGPGLHHALHEDGHEAQLEPSPPPHLSAHGHAHGHAHAGGLHAAAAAHLHPGAGGGGGSSVGEHSDEDAPSSDDLEQFAKQFKQRRIKLGFTQADVGLALGTLYGNVFSQTTICRFEALQLSFKNMCKLKPLLNKWLEETDSSSGSPTNLDKIAAQGRKRKKRTSIEVGVKGALESHFLKCPKPSAHEITGLADSLQLEKEVVRVWFCNRRQKEKRMTPAAGAGHPPMDDVYAPGELGPGGGGASPPSAPPPPPPAALHHHHHHTLPGSVQ; from the coding sequence ATGGCCACCACCGCGCAGTACCTGCCGCGGGGCCCCGGCGGCGGAGCCGGGGGCACCGGGCCGCTCATGCATCCCGATGccgcggcagcggcggcggcggcggcggcggccgccgAGCGGCTGCACGCGGGGGCCGCGTACCGCGAAGTGCAGAAGCTGATGCACCACGAGTGGCTGGGCGCGGGCGCGGGCCACCCCGTGGGCCTAGCACACCCCCAGTGGCTACCCacgggaggaggcggcggcggcgactGGGCGGGCGGCCCGCACCTGGAACACGGCAAGGCGGGCGGCGGCGGCACCGGCCGGGCCGacgacggcggcggcggcggcggcggcggtttCCACGCCCGCCTGGTGCACCAAGGGGCGGCCCACGCGGGCGCGGCATGGGCGCAGGGCGGCACGGCGCACCACCTGGGCCCCGCCATGTCGCCGTCTCCCGGGAGCGGCgggggccaccagccccagccgcTCGGGCTGTACGCTCAGGCGGCCTaccccggcggcggcggcggcggcctgGCCGGGATGCTGGCCGCCGGCGGTGGCGGCGCGGGGCCCGGCCTGCACCACGCGCTGCACGAGGACGGCCACGAGGCGCAGTTGGAGCCGTCGCCGCCGCCGCACCTGAGTGCCCACGGACACGCACACGGACACGCACACGCGGGCGGCCTGcacgcggcggcggcggcgcacCTGCACCcgggcgcgggcggcggcggcggctcgtCGGTGGGCGAGCACTCGGACGAGGACGCGCCCAGCTCCGACGACCTGGAGCAGTTCGCCAAGCAGTTCAAGCAGCGGCGCATCAAGCTGGGCTTCACCCAGGCCGACGTGGGCCTGGCGCTGGGCACGCTCTACGGGAACGTGTTCTCGCAGACCACCATCTGCCGCTTCGAGGCCCTGCAGCTGAGCTTCAAGAACATGTGCAAGCTCAAGCCGCTGCTCAACAAGTGGCTGGAGGAGACCGACTCGTCCAGCGGCAGCCCCACCAACCTGGACAAGATCGCGGCGCAGGGCCGCAAGCGCAAGAAGCGCACGTCCATCGAGGTGGGGGTCAAGGGCGCGCTCGAGAGCCACTTCCTCAAGTGCCCCAAGCCGTCGGCGCACGAGATCACCGGCCTGGCCGACAGCCTGCAGCTGGAGAAGGAGGTGGTGCGCGTCTGGTTCTGCAACCGGCGACAGAAGGAGAAGCGCATGACCCCTGCGGCCGGCGCGGGCCACCCGCCCATGGACGACGTTTACGCGCCCGGGGAGCTGGGCCCCGGCGGGGGCGGCGCGTCGCCGCCCTCCGcgcccccgccgcccccgccggccgcgctgcaccaccaccaccaccacacactgcCCGGCTCCGTGCAGTGA